One part of the Herpetosiphonaceae bacterium genome encodes these proteins:
- a CDS encoding ATP-dependent Clp protease ATP-binding subunit yields the protein MAEHIFDQFTRQARQVMQFASEEARAFNHPHIGTEHILLGLLHESEGIAAQALADLDIKLVSARQTVEFLVGTGHGSTYIEHPLTARALHVIDRAYEEAARLNQKEVSSEHLLLGLLRGGEGLATGVLDMLGVSPDQVRHQVMQALRDSGPPAAMSSNRSSSYPSRSASASASASANQSQSKTPYLDVLSIDLTQWATAGRLDPVIGRIQEIERVIEILSRRTKNNSALIGEPGVGKTAIVEGLAQRIASGDVPDTIKGKRVVSLDMGALVAGTKYRGQFEDRLKRVIDEIKDTQCIVFIDEFHTIVGAGGGEGSLDAANLLKPALARGEIQLIGATTVSEYRKHIERDAALERRFQPVLVEQPTEEEALNILRGIKSRYETFHQLQISEDTLKAAVTLSARYLPDRFLPDKAIDLLDEAAARVRVFRPTTPPSLRTARRGLEAIRKEQSAISEHQQPDLAASLREREARMLDWIAQLEHALGVGRDGEASQRPYVTEGDVAEVVSRWTGIPVQRLQSDEMSRLLNMEAALHERVIGQHEAITKITNAVQRARAGLNDPKRPIGSFIFLGPTGVGKTELSRALAEFLFGSEHSLIKIDMSEFQQSHNLARLVGSPPGYIGYGEGGQLTEAVRRRPYAVVLFDEIEKAHPDAFNLLLQVLEDGQLTDGQGRRVDFRNTIIIMTSNVGTDQIQRVSRLGFSNLGRSDIDADDVRLRVDGALKQLFRPEFLNRVDATIIFPPLTNNEIRQIAMLMIKRTEQQLKERDLFLEVREDAYELLVERGYDPVFGARPMRRVITSLIVDPLTKGILEGRFRSGDTVIVTTTTAEDGSMELQLQPLHDFNDLMAEEGIPA from the coding sequence ATGGCCGAACATATATTTGACCAATTTACCAGGCAAGCCAGGCAAGTCATGCAGTTCGCCAGCGAAGAGGCCCGCGCCTTCAATCACCCCCACATCGGGACCGAGCACATTTTGCTAGGGCTGCTGCATGAGAGCGAGGGCATCGCGGCACAGGCGCTTGCCGACCTGGACATCAAGCTCGTTTCGGCGCGACAGACCGTGGAGTTCCTGGTTGGCACAGGCCACGGATCGACGTATATCGAGCATCCGCTGACGGCACGAGCGCTCCACGTGATCGACCGCGCCTATGAGGAAGCTGCCCGGCTCAATCAAAAAGAGGTGAGCAGCGAACATCTGCTGCTCGGTCTGCTGCGCGGTGGTGAAGGTCTAGCTACCGGCGTGCTCGACATGCTAGGCGTTTCGCCGGATCAGGTGCGTCATCAGGTGATGCAGGCACTCCGCGATTCTGGACCGCCAGCGGCGATGTCATCCAATCGCTCCAGCAGCTACCCCAGCCGCAGCGCCAGCGCCAGCGCCAGCGCTAGCGCCAATCAGAGCCAGAGCAAAACGCCCTATCTCGATGTGCTCAGCATCGATCTGACCCAGTGGGCGACGGCTGGGCGGCTTGATCCGGTGATTGGCCGCATCCAGGAGATCGAGCGGGTGATCGAAATTCTGTCGCGGCGCACCAAGAATAACTCCGCGCTGATCGGCGAGCCTGGCGTTGGCAAGACGGCCATCGTGGAAGGGCTAGCCCAGCGCATTGCTTCCGGCGATGTGCCCGACACGATTAAAGGCAAGCGCGTCGTCTCGCTGGATATGGGCGCGCTGGTGGCGGGCACCAAGTATCGCGGCCAGTTCGAGGATCGGCTGAAGCGGGTGATCGATGAGATCAAGGATACGCAGTGCATCGTGTTCATCGATGAGTTTCACACGATCGTCGGGGCGGGCGGCGGTGAGGGATCGCTGGACGCGGCGAACCTGCTCAAACCCGCACTGGCGCGTGGCGAGATCCAGCTGATCGGTGCGACCACGGTGTCGGAATATCGCAAGCATATCGAGCGTGACGCCGCGCTGGAACGTCGTTTCCAGCCGGTGCTGGTGGAGCAGCCAACCGAAGAAGAAGCGCTCAATATTCTGCGCGGCATCAAGAGCCGCTACGAAACCTTCCACCAGCTCCAGATCTCAGAAGACACGCTTAAAGCAGCCGTGACGCTCTCGGCGCGCTACCTGCCGGATCGCTTTCTCCCCGATAAAGCGATCGATCTGCTGGACGAGGCTGCCGCGCGGGTGCGCGTGTTTCGTCCCACGACGCCGCCATCGCTGCGAACGGCCCGGCGCGGACTGGAGGCGATTCGCAAAGAGCAGAGCGCGATCAGCGAGCATCAGCAGCCGGATCTGGCGGCCAGCCTCCGTGAGCGAGAAGCGCGTATGCTCGACTGGATCGCGCAGCTTGAGCACGCGCTTGGCGTTGGGCGAGACGGCGAAGCTTCGCAGCGGCCCTACGTCACCGAGGGAGACGTCGCCGAGGTGGTGAGCCGCTGGACCGGCATTCCGGTGCAACGGCTGCAAAGCGACGAAATGAGTCGTCTGCTCAACATGGAGGCTGCGCTGCATGAGCGGGTGATTGGGCAGCATGAGGCGATCACGAAAATTACCAATGCGGTACAGCGGGCCAGAGCGGGCCTGAATGATCCCAAGCGTCCAATCGGCTCGTTTATCTTCCTGGGACCAACCGGCGTCGGCAAGACCGAGCTGTCGCGGGCGCTGGCGGAGTTTCTCTTTGGCTCTGAGCATTCGCTGATCAAGATCGATATGTCGGAATTCCAGCAGTCGCACAACCTGGCGCGGCTGGTCGGCTCGCCTCCCGGCTATATCGGCTATGGCGAAGGCGGCCAGTTGACCGAGGCGGTACGACGCAGGCCGTATGCGGTGGTGCTCTTCGACGAGATCGAGAAAGCCCATCCCGATGCATTCAATCTGCTGCTCCAGGTGCTAGAGGACGGCCAGCTCACCGACGGCCAGGGACGGCGCGTGGACTTCCGCAACACGATCATTATTATGACCTCAAACGTTGGTACCGATCAGATTCAGCGCGTGTCGCGGCTGGGCTTCTCGAATCTGGGTCGGAGCGACATCGATGCCGACGATGTGCGGCTGCGGGTGGACGGCGCGCTCAAGCAGCTGTTCCGTCCGGAATTTTTGAACCGCGTGGACGCGACGATTATCTTCCCGCCCCTGACCAACAACGAGATTCGCCAGATCGCCATGCTGATGATCAAACGGACGGAGCAGCAACTTAAAGAGCGCGATCTGTTCCTTGAGGTCCGCGAAGATGCCTACGAGCTGCTGGTCGAGCGCGGCTACGATCCGGTCTTCGGCGCTCGCCCGATGCGGCGCGTCATCACCTCCTTGATCGTGGACCCGCTCACCAAAGGCATCCTTGAGGGACGCTTCAGATCCGGCGATACCGTGATCGTCACGACGACGACAGCGGAGGATGGCTCGATGGAGCTTCAGCTCCAGCCGCTGCATGATTTCAACGATCTGATGGCCGAAGAAGGCATTCCCGCTTAG
- a CDS encoding AarF/UbiB family protein, whose product MAELCESLGTTYIKFGQLLSTRYDLIPSAILKPLERLQDRVAPFDPRHVPEILTRELGTAPGNVFATFDAQPISSASVACVYRGTLHSGQAVAVKIRRPGIIRMVDTDLRLMRWTAGLMVRIPALRSVPMVEVIDELGEAITQQLNFRHEADHNRRFRSHFAHDQHVRLPALVEEYCTDAVLVMEFLPDLTHINELYERGVDCRSSIVTALKALYQMIFIDGFIHCDLHPGNMYFQSDGHVTFLDTGFVKKFTPEEQILFAKFFFGIVTNGGQQCATIMRDIALSVPPAFEYPEFERAVCDLIARSTKTRADKFQVAGFAMQLFDIQRRFGLRASPNFVMAILALLVFEGIVKTYCADLDFQREAQPFLLKVLIPVWSRRASGTTAQVEPTAAAATPA is encoded by the coding sequence GTGGCTGAGCTGTGTGAATCGCTCGGCACAACCTATATTAAGTTCGGCCAGCTGCTCAGCACCCGCTACGACCTCATCCCATCGGCTATCCTCAAGCCGTTGGAGCGCCTCCAAGATCGCGTCGCTCCCTTTGATCCCCGGCACGTTCCGGAGATTCTTACCAGGGAGCTTGGCACTGCCCCAGGAAATGTTTTTGCGACGTTCGATGCGCAGCCGATCTCCAGTGCCAGCGTCGCCTGTGTGTATCGGGGAACGCTCCATAGCGGCCAGGCGGTTGCGGTCAAGATTCGTCGTCCCGGTATTATCCGCATGGTTGACACCGACCTGCGGCTGATGCGCTGGACCGCCGGCCTGATGGTACGCATCCCGGCGCTTCGCTCGGTGCCGATGGTTGAAGTCATCGACGAGCTAGGCGAAGCGATCACGCAGCAGCTCAATTTCCGCCATGAGGCCGACCATAACCGCCGATTCCGCAGCCACTTTGCCCATGATCAGCACGTACGCCTGCCAGCCCTTGTCGAGGAATATTGCACCGACGCGGTGCTGGTCATGGAGTTTCTACCGGATCTGACCCATATTAACGAGCTGTATGAGCGGGGCGTGGATTGTCGCAGCTCGATCGTGACCGCGCTCAAGGCGTTGTACCAGATGATTTTTATCGATGGTTTTATCCACTGTGATCTGCATCCTGGAAATATGTATTTTCAGAGCGATGGTCACGTCACTTTTCTGGACACGGGCTTCGTGAAAAAGTTTACCCCGGAGGAGCAGATCCTCTTCGCCAAGTTCTTCTTTGGGATTGTCACCAATGGCGGGCAACAATGCGCGACGATCATGCGCGACATCGCGCTATCGGTGCCACCAGCATTCGAGTATCCTGAGTTTGAGCGCGCGGTCTGCGATCTCATCGCCCGCAGCACCAAGACTCGCGCCGATAAGTTCCAGGTCGCCGGCTTCGCGATGCAGCTCTTCGATATTCAACGACGCTTCGGATTACGCGCCTCACCAAATTTCGTAATGGCAATCCTTGCGCTGCTGGTCTTTGAAGGAATCGTTAAAACGTACTGTGCCGATCTGGACTTTCAGCGCGAAGCTCAGCCGTTTCTGCTCAAGGTACTGATCCCGGTGTGGTCACGCCGAGCAAGCGGCACGACAGCCCAGGTAGAGCCGACAGCAGCGGCAGCCACGCCCGCGTAA
- a CDS encoding DinB family protein, translating to MTTLPDALSVASMPTLPDLIALVDMVGQAQVDLFAQITPRQLDTRERGGWTGREILSHIIGSWQRVPLWASFYLDADSTTPVPIHTHDPFWIREWQTTPVTGFKLSLAAAIGGNHVFLRSLDPDVLGRTHPTPFGVIPLAAFLQINYQFHIGGNHTPQLQSLLVS from the coding sequence ATGACAACGCTCCCTGATGCACTGAGTGTGGCATCAATGCCAACGCTTCCCGATCTGATCGCACTGGTGGATATGGTCGGGCAGGCACAAGTCGACCTCTTCGCCCAAATCACTCCCAGGCAGCTTGATACGCGTGAACGAGGCGGCTGGACAGGGCGCGAAATTCTTTCGCATATCATCGGCTCGTGGCAGCGGGTTCCGCTGTGGGCCAGCTTCTACCTTGATGCCGATTCGACCACGCCGGTGCCGATCCATACCCACGATCCATTTTGGATTCGTGAATGGCAGACAACCCCGGTGACGGGCTTTAAGCTGAGCCTGGCTGCGGCGATTGGTGGTAATCACGTGTTTCTTCGGTCGCTGGACCCTGACGTATTGGGCCGCACGCACCCAACGCCGTTCGGCGTGATCCCGTTAGCTGCGTTTCTTCAGATTAACTATCAGTTCCATATCGGCGGCAATCATACGCCGCAGCTACAATCGCTGCTGGTAAGCTAA
- a CDS encoding DUF5655 domain-containing protein, with translation MEATETVLETQPTSDPELDRIYAGAKAKLRPIHEKLMARIQEFGPFEIAPKKTYLSLRRKKQFATIGPATNTRFEVGMNKKGMPPTDRLIELPPGDICSHKVKLTDESEVDDELVAWIKLAYDNAG, from the coding sequence ATGGAAGCCACGGAAACCGTTCTGGAAACCCAGCCGACCAGCGACCCGGAGTTGGATCGAATCTACGCAGGTGCTAAAGCAAAACTCCGCCCGATCCACGAAAAGCTAATGGCTCGCATCCAAGAATTTGGCCCGTTCGAGATCGCCCCGAAGAAAACATACCTCAGCCTGCGCCGGAAAAAACAATTCGCTACCATCGGCCCGGCCACGAATACGCGCTTCGAGGTCGGCATGAACAAGAAGGGCATGCCCCCGACCGATCGCCTGATTGAGCTGCCCCCTGGAGATATCTGTTCCCACAAAGTGAAGCTGACCGACGAGTCGGAGGTTGACGACGAGCTGGTCGCGTGGATCAAGCTCGCCTACGATAACGCAGGCTAA